A section of the Salmo salar chromosome ssa05, Ssal_v3.1, whole genome shotgun sequence genome encodes:
- the LOC106604203 gene encoding transmembrane emp24 domain-containing protein 9 yields MMAVKMQSCVLLVLLLNVYYTFVSSLYFHIGETEKKCFIEEIPDETMIIGNYRTQLYDKQKEEYLPATQGLGMFVEVKDPDEKVILSRQYGSEGRFTFTSHTPGEHQICLHSNSSKFALFAGGMLRVHLDIQVGEHTNNYAEIAAKDKLTELQLRVRQLVEQVDQIQKEQNYQRYREERFRQTSESTNQRVLWWSIVQTLILVAIGFWQMRHLKSFFEAKKLV; encoded by the exons ATGATGGCAGTCAAAATGCAGTCTTGTGTGTTGTTAGTTTTGCTTTTGAACGTTTATTACACCTTTGTCTCTTCGCTGTACTTCCACATCGGGGAGACTGAGAAGAAATGCTTCATAGAGGAAATTCCGGATGAAACCATGATCATCG GAAACTATCGTACACAATTGTACGACAAACAGAAAGAAGAGTACCTTCCTGCCACACAGGGTCTGGGGATGTTTGTTGAGGTGAAAGACCCAGATGAGAAG GTGATCCTGTCTCGTCAGTACGGCTCGGAGGGAAGATTCACCTTCACCTCTCACACCCCAGGAGAACATCAGATCTGCCTTCATTCCAACTCCTCCAAGTTTGCCCTCTTCGCTGGAGGAATGCTT AGAGTTCACCTGGACATCCAAGTGGGAGAGCACACCAATAACTATGCAGAGATTGCAGCCAAAGACAAGCTGACAGAGCTGCAGCTGAGAGTGAGACAGCTGGTGGAGCAAGTGGACCAGATCCAgaaggagcagaactatcagagG TACCGTGAGGAGCGCTTCAGGCAGACGAGTGAGAGCACAAACCAGAGGGTTCTGTGGTGGTCCATCGTTCAGACATTGATCCTTGTGGCCATTGGCTTCTGGCAGATGAGACATCTCAAGAGTTTCTTCGAAGCCAAGAAATTAGTGTAG